Part of the Halomarina litorea genome is shown below.
CCGAGGCCCACGTCGGTCGCCACCCCGTCGAGGTAGTGGTCGCGTGCGCGCGCGGCCAGACGCTCCTCCGCCTCGACGGTAGACTCGACGGTGACCGCCGCGTTGTCGGGTTCGACGACGGCAACGAGGTCCGCGGAGGCGCGCGCGAACTCCCGAATCGCCGCCGTCGGGTCCGGCAGGTTCACCAGGAGTGCCTGACAGACCACGAGGTCCGCCGTCCCGTCGCGCACGGGCAGCGAGAGCGCGTCCCCCCGGACGGGTTCGACGGGGGCGGGCACTTCCCCCAGAAGGTCCGGGTCGCGGTCGACGCCGACCACGCGGGCCTCGCTCGCCTCCGCCGCCAGCACCACCGACAGTTCGCCCGTCCCACAGCCCACGTCCACGATTACCTCGCGGTCGGGGAGCGAGAGCGGTTCGAGGGCCGCCCGCTCGCCCTCGGCCCACATCCCGCGGCGGGTGTCGCGCAGGTACTCGGCGGAGAAGCGTCGCATCTGCCCTCGATGGGACGCGGGGCGTGAAAACGGGTGCGGTCGGCCGCCGCGGTCACTCCTCGCGGAGTTGGCGAACCCGCTCGATGTTCCACTCGAAGCTCTTGCCGTCCTCGGTGGGCGTCTCCAGCACCAGCGGAACGTCCGCCAGTTCGGGGTGGTTGAGGAGCGTCTCCATCCCCTCGACCCCGATCTCGCCCTCGCCGATGTGGGCGTGTTCGTCCTTGTTCGTCCCGCAGGCGTGCTTGGAGTCGTTGAGGTGGATACAGCGCAGGTGCTCCAGTCCGACCACGTCGTCGAACTCCTCGACGGTGTCCTTCACGCCCTTCGCCGTCGAGAGGTCGTAGCCCGCGGCGAAGGTGTGGGCAGTGTCCACACAGACGTCGAGGTCCTGGTCGCTCTCTTCGAGGACGTACGCGAGGTGTTCGAAGTCGCCGCCGAGTTTCGTCCCGCTGCCGGCGTCGGACTCGATGAGGACGGTGACGCCCTCGGGAATCGACAACTCGTCGAGGACGCTCACGGCGTTGTCGAGGCCGGCCTCGACGCCCGCGCCGGTGTGCGCCCCGAGGTGGACGTTGACGAACTCGATGCCGAGTTTGTCGGCGGCGTCGACCTCCTTCTGCATCGAATCGAGGGACTTCGCGCGGAGGTCCTCCTTCGGCGTACAGAGGTTGACGAGGTAGGAGGTGTGGACGACCCACGGGCCGTCGAGGTGTTCCGCCGTCGTCTCGCGGAACGCCTCGGCCTCCTCGTCGCCGACGTTCGGGTCCTGCCAGACCTGCGGCGAGTGGGTGAATATCTGCCCGCAGTTCCCGCCGACGGCGCGTTCGTTCCCGACGGCGTTGTCGATGCCGCCGGCGATGGACACGTGTGCTCCGACGCGTAGCATACCGGAGGCTGGCGACAGGCGCTCAAAGGGACTTCGAAGCCCGGGCCGCGTATCGGGTCCCGATTTCCGAGGGGGGTATTTGTACCACTGATACGTTATCGAACACATGACTGATGCGGACGGACTCGCGGTGGGGGAGCGGGCCCCCGACGTCTCGGGGTCGCTCGTCCGGCCCGACGGGCCGGTCGAGGAGACGGCGCTGACGGCGTTGCTCGCCGACGGGCCGGTGCTGCTGGCGTTCTACACGAACGACTTCAGCCCGGACTGCACGAGGGAGTGGTGTGCGTTCCGGGACTACGAGTGGTTCGCCGTCGACGGCGCGGTGCAGGTCGTCGGCGTGAGTCGCTCGCGCGTCGGCACCCACCGGAAGTTCATCGACCACCTCGGGCTCTCCTTCCCGCTGTTCGCGGACACGGACCTCGCGATGGCGCGTGCCTTCGACGTCGACTACCGCACCTTCGGGGTGTTCGCCCGGTCCCGCCGTTCGACGTTCCTCGTTGGCACCGACCGGACGGTGCGACACGTGTGGCTCGGCGACCACGCCCTCGACCCGACGCTCGACCGACCGGACATGGCCGAACTGCGCGCGGCCATCGAACGGGAGTTCGGCGACTCGCCCACCGATGACGACCACGCGGCGTTCCGGGCCGCCTGGGAGACCGACTGACTCGACCCTCTCGCGTCAGTCGAGTGGGTCGACCCTGTCGCGGTTCCACGCCTCGCTGCCGAACTTCCCGGTCGCGATCTCCTCGGCCCGCTCCAGTTCGGCGTCGGTCCAGGTCCCCTCCTCGGCGCCGGCCCACGCCGCGAGCGCCTCCTCCAGCGCCGCGACGGCCTCCCCGCGGGTGACCTCGCCGTGTTCGTCGATGCCCGTCACGCGTTCGCGGACCTCCGCGGGCGTGAGACCGGGGTCGACGAAACAGCCGAGGGTCCGCTCGGGCGTCGCCGAGTAGGTGAGTGACCCGTGCTGGATGACGCTGTCCCGGCGGCGGTACTGGGCGTTTCCCGAGAGCTTCCGGCCCCGGTAGACCACGTCGTGGGCGGGGTGGAGTTCCCGCAGGTAGCAGGCGGGGTGGTACAGTTCGGGGTACGACTCCTCGGCGAACCCGGCGGAGACGCCCATCGCGGCGCAGGCGTCGAACAGGGGCCGACAGAGCAGTTCGTACGTCTCCATCAGGTCGCCCGGCAACTCGGCGGCGGGGGCGATGGTCGAGTAGGAGATGTCGCCGCGGGTGTCGTGGTAGATGCCGCCGCCGCCGGTGGGTCGCCGGACCACGTCGATACTCTCCCGGTCGCAGTACTCCCAGTCGATGTCGGCGGGGTCGTTCCGGTAGCCCAGCGAGAGGGTGCTCGGGTTCCACTGGTAGACCCTGACCGTCCGTGGCCCGCCCGCGGCGGCCGTCTCGGCGGCGACGGCGTCCAGCGCCATGCACATCGGTCCCGGCAACGACTCCTCGCGGACCAGTCGCCACTCCCGGTCGGCGAGTGGTCCCGCGGTTCCCGCGTCGTCCGTCGCCATGTCCGACGATTCGCCCGGCCACGGATAGCGGTTGTGGGGCGGGCGCGGGAGACGAGGTACCCGTTTTGGTCGCTCGGCCCCTCCCTCACGCATGGACGAACGCACCTTCCGCGTCGAGAGGATGGGCTGTACCGGCTGTGAGCGGAGCGTCGAGACGGCCCTCCGGCGGGTCGACGGCGTCGAGACGGTCGACGCGGACTTCCACACCCGGACCGTCGCGGTCACGGTCGACGAGCACGTCGACGAGGCCACCCTCCTGACCGCCATCGAACACACCGGCTACGAGGCGACGCCTGCCAACCCCGAGAGCGCGTGAGTCGGTCTCACGCGACCAGCTAAAGACTCTTTTAGCGAGAACTTATCCGACGCGCACTCGCACTGGAGGTATGGACGCAGAGGACACGGTCGTCAAGACCGGGACGACGACGGTCGGCCTCACCACGGCCGACGGTGTCGTCCTCGCGGCGGACCGGCGCGCCTCGCTGGGCGGGCGGTTCGTCTCGAACAAGAACGCGGTGAAGATCGAACAGGTCCACCCCCGCGCGGCGGTGACGATGTCCGGGTCAGTCGGCGGCGCACAGGACTTCATCCGACAGTTGCGCGTCGAGGCGGACCTCTACGAGACGCGCCGCGGGCGCGAGATGAGCATGGACGCCCTCGCCCGACTCGCGGGGAACCTCCTCCGCGGCAAGCCCGCCAGCCCCCTCCTCGGCGGCGTCGAACGCGATGGAACGCCCCGTGTCTTCTCGGTGGACGGCGCGGGCGGCGTCCTCGAAGACGCCTACGGCGCGACGGGGAGCGGGATGACCGTCGCGACGGGCGCGCTCGAACGCCTCTACCGCGAGGACCTCTCGCTCGCGGAGGGCGTGGAGGTGGCTGCCGAGGCCGTCGCCGCCGCCAGCGAGCGCGACACCGCATCCGGTAACGGTATCACCGTCGCGCGTCTCACCGCCGACAGCGTGGACATCGAGAGCTACGACGACGCGAACGAGGTTCTCCAACAATGATGGGCAACAGCGACCGACAGGCGTACGACCGCAACAGCAACATCTTCTCGCCGGACGGGCGACTCTACCAGGTCGAGTACGCCCGCGAGGCGGTCAAACAGGGCAGTCCGAGCGTCGGCATCCGGACCGAGGACGGCGTCGTCCTCGCGGCCACCCGCCGCGTGCGCTCGAAACTCCTCGAACCCCGCAGCGTCGAGAAGCTCCACAAGGTCGACGACCACCACGGTGTCGCCAGCGCCGGGCACGTCGCCGACGCCCGCCAACTGGTCGACCAGGCCCGCCGCGCGGCGCAGGTCGAACGCCTGCGCTACGGCGAGCCCATCACCACCGAACAGCTCACCACCGAGGTCAGCGAACACATCCAGGAGTACACCCAGTCCGGCGGGACGCGCCCGTTCGGCGCGGCGCTCCTCATCGCCGGCTTCAGCGAGGAGGGGCCGCGCCTGTTCGAGACGGACCCCTCGGGGACCGCCATCGAGTGGCGCGCCACCGCCATCGGCGGGGGTAGCGAGGGAATCCAGTCCGACCTCGAAGAGCAGTACGACGAGGCGATGGGCATCGAGGACGCCGTCGCCCTCGCCCGTGACGTGCTGACCGACGACGAGTCGGAGGACGAGGAGGACGACGGCCTCGGGGGCATCGCCGTCGTCGTCATCACCGAGGACGGGTTCGAGGAGCGCGACTCGAACGAGCACGGCGAGTGAGAGCCGCGGAACGCTGAGCGGGGAGTTGAGCGACCCGCGAGGAGCGAGACGTCGAGTAGCGAAGCCTCGGAAGAATCGAGCGGTCATCCGACTGACGCCCGTTCTCGAACGCGACTGTCCCTCCTAGCTCGCCGTCCCCGCCGCGTACTCCTCGTACTCGACGACGCTCCCGTCGGCCCCCACGAGGAGTTCGAGTCCGTCGCCGTCGAGTTCCGTCGCCACCCGGACGCACCACGGGTCGTCCGAGAGGACGCCCTCGGTCCACTCCGGTCCGACGTTCCAGATGGGTCGCTCGCGCACGTCGACCGAGTGATCGTGGTAGAACGAGACGACGGCGGGATGGTCGAGCACGGCGAGCGTCACCGGACAGCGCATCGCGTACCCGCAGGCCGCACACTCCAGTTCGAGGCGGACCGGCCGCGACGGGTCCGCGTCGTCGTCCATCTCGTCTCCTTCTTCCCGGGCGTACTCGACGCGCGAGTCGCTCGCGCCGCCACACTCCGGGCAACTGCCCCGGGTCATCAGCGCCACGCGGTGGCGGTGGAGGCGGTCGAACGCCGCCGGGAGGGAGTCGTCGTCGTGGCTCCGGTGGCCGCCGGGCGGGAACGACAGCGAGAGCACGTCGCGCTCGCAGGCGGTACAGGAGACGGCGACGGTGTTGTCGGCCGCGCCGGCCACGAGCGTCTCCCCGTCGCAGAACGGACAGGGGTCGCCGACCGGGACCGGGTCGCGGTCCACGCTGTCGGTGTACGCGCCGGAGACGATGGCGCGGGCGACCCGGAGGCCCGCGTCGGTGAACGTGTAGCCGCCCTCGACCTCCCGCAGGTAGTGGTCGGTGAGTTGGCGGAGGTGGTAGGCGAACCCGGCCGTCGTGTCCGCCCCCGACGCCTCGAATAGCTCCGAGAAGGTCCGCGTCCGCGGTGCGACCTCGTTTCCAACCCCCTCCTCGCCCTCGGGGGAGAGGAGGGCCGCGAGGACGCGCACCCGCGTCTCGTTGCCGAGGGGGGCGAACGCCTCGCTGGGGTCGACGGCCGACGCCTCGTCGGGGAGGGCACCCCCCGCGTCTTCGGGCCCGACGTCGACCCCGGACTCGGCGGCGACGCCCCCCGCTCGTTCGCTCATGACTCCTCTTATTCCGTCCTGTCGGATAAACCGTCCCCCGATGTGGGGTGGGGCACGGACTCGGCGTGGTTCCCGAGGGGTCTCCACTCGGCCTCGATACTCGCTTCCGAACCTCGTCGCTCGCGGCTCCCGCACGGGTCACCGTTCGCATTCTCGCGGTTCTCGTTCGCTCGCGCTCACTCCGAACCGCGCTACTCCTCACGGCTCCCTCCGTTCGCCGTTCAGATTCTCCGAGGCCTTCCCGCTGGTCAGGCCTCGCTACTCGCTCCGAATCTCGTCGCTCGCGGCTTCGCCGCTCGCCTCACCGAGATTCTCACACCCTCCGGTCGTTCCGAATCTCGAACTCCATCTCCGTCGCGATTCGCTCCGCCGTCTCCCGGTCGACCAGTCGCTCCACGAGGTGCAGGGCGAGGTCGATACCCGACGTGACGCCGCCGGCGGTGACCACGTCGTCGTCGTCCACGACCCGGTCCTCCCTGACCTCCACGTCGAACTCGCGCAGGTCGTCGAGCGCGCCGTGGTGGGTGACGGCGGGACGGCCGTCGAGGACGCCGCCGTGCGCGAGAATCATGCCCCCGGTGCAGACGGAGGCGACGGTAGCGCCCTCCTCGTGGGCGCGGGCGGCCGCCTCTGGCAGGTCGCCGCGTTCGACCTCCGACCACGCGCCGGCCGAACTCCGGTCGTTCCACCCGCCGCCGGGGACGACGAGGAGGTCCGGGTCGTCGAGGACCCCGTCGACGCCGACGCGGAGGCCGTGACTCGCGGTCACCGTCTCCCGCGGTTCGAGCGTCACGAGCGAGACGGTCAGGTCGGCTCCATACCGGGCGGCGTTGGCGAACACCTCGAACGGGCCGACGGCGTCGAGTTCGTCGAACCCCTCGTAGAGCACTATCTGGACGTCGGTTTCCGTCATGGGCGGCGCTTGGCGGGGGGAGGGCTTAGCTGGTCGCGTCCGCGGGGGTCCACGAGTCACGAGTCGTGAGTCGCGAGCGGTGACACGCGCGTCACCACCTGACCCGCGTGTCCGCGCCGACTGAAGTACCGCGAGGGCGTAGGCGGGGTATGACGAGTACGCCACCGCCGATTCCGGGCATCCACCACGTCACTTGCATCGCGGGCGACCCGCAGGAGAACTACGAGTTCTACACCGACACGCTCGGTCTCAGGCTGGTCAAGCGGAGCGTCAACCAGGACGACCCGACCACCTACCACCTGTTCTACGCGGACGCCGAGGGGTCGCCGGGGTCGAGCATGACGTTCTTCCCGTGGGAGGGGATGCAGTCGGGACGGGTCGGTGCCGGGCAGGTGAGCACCACCGCGTTCCGCGTCCCCGAGGGGTCGCTCGACTTCTGGCTCGACCGTTTCGAGGAACAGGGCGTGGACCACGACGCGCCGGTGAAACGGTTCGGGGAGCGCGTCCTCCCGTTCCGCGACCCGGACGGCCTGCCCCTCGAACTCGTCGAGGGTCCGGACGCGGGCGTGCCGTGGACCGAGTCGGTGCCCGAGGAGGCCGCGATTCGGGGGTTCCACGGTGTCGCCCTCGCCGTCCGCGACGTGGGTCCGACGGCCGAACTCCTGCGGACCATGGGCTACACCGAGGTGGACGGCGAGGCGGCGGACGACCGAACGCGCTTCGAGTCCTCGGGCGACCTCGGAGCGGTCGTGGACCTCGTGCCCACCGACAGGGAGGGGACGCAGGGCTACGGCACGGTCCACCACGTCGCGTTCCGGACTCCCACGGACGAGGACCAGGCGGCGTGGCGCGACTCCCTGACGGACCTCGGCTTCCAGCCGACGCCCGTCATCGACCGCGAGTGGTTCCACTCGGTGTACTTCCGCGGCGGCACGCGCGAGGCGAACACCGGTGGTGTCCTGTTCGAACTCGCGACCCACGAACCGGGCTACACGGTCGACGAACCTCTCGACGAACTGGGGTCGTCGCTCGTCCTCCCCCCGAAGTTCGAGTCGATGCGCTCGCAGATAGAAGCCGCCCTCCAGCCACTCTCGACGGACGACTGACGCCGCCCGGGTCGCCCGTCCCGGGGAGCTATTACGCCCCGGGCGGACTCACTCGCATGACCGACCACACCGTCGAACTGTCCCTCTCCGCCGAGGAGTACGACCGTCTGACCGACGTCGCCGACGACCCCGAGGCGTTCGTCCGGGCGGCGACCCTCGACCGGGTCGAACAGGAGGAGTCCGTCGCGTTCACGCAGGCGGGCGGGTTCCGCGAGGCCGACCCGGAAGACCGGGCCACCGACTCGGACGTGCCCCGCCCCCCGGTAGCGGCACTCGTCGGCTTCGACATCGAGTCGATGGGCGACGGCGAGTCGCTGGTCACGTTCGAGGCGGGCCCCGAACACGCCAACCCGATGGGGACGCTCCACGGCGGCATCCTCTGTGACGTGGGCGACGCGGCGATGGGAGTCGCCTACGCGAGCACCCTCGGCCCCGAGGAGTCGTTCACCACGCTCGAACTCGACGTCAACTACCTCCGGCCCGTGTGGGACGCGCGACTGGAGGCGACCGGACGGGTCGTCTCCGGGGGGCGGACCATCGGCCTCGTCGAGTGCGACGTCCACGACGAGGAGGGCCGTCTGGTCGCCCGCCTCTCCAGTACCTGTATGACCCTGCGCGGGGAGGGCGCGGCGGGACGATAACCCCCGGCCTCCGCCGTGGGAACCCGCGGCAAGGTTATCTCGTCCGGGCGGCTAGCACGGCCGTGGCAAAAAAGGACTTCAGTGACGTCACCGGCCTCCCGGACGACCTCGGCATCGGGGACGACCTCGCTCGCGCGGAACAGCACCTCACGGTCCGCGTCGAGTCGCGCCGCTACGGCAAGCCCATGACCATCGTCGAGGGGTTCGAAGACGACAGCGTCGACCTCCGGGAACTCGCGTCGACGCTGAAACGCCGCCTCGCGACCGGCGGCACCGTCGACGGCGGGCACATCGAACTGCAGGGAGACCACGCCGCCCGCCTCCCCGACGTCCTCCGCGAGGAGGGCTTTCAGGTCGACTGACTCACTCGCCCGCCCGGTGGACGGTGACGGCCAGTCGTCCGTCGAAGCGCCAGCGAGCGACCGGCGACTCGCGGTCGAACCGCGCCGGGACGCCGACGGTCTCGCCGTCGAACGTCTGTTCGTAGGTCTCGCCCTCCTCGGCGCTCAGGACGCCGTCGGCGAACGCGCGGACCGGCTCAGGAACTGTCTCGCTCATGTCACCCCGTTGGTCCGCCTGCCCGATAGCCGTTGGCCCGCCGCGCGCCGGCCGGTCGTCTCCGGGAGACGACTCTCCCGAATCCGAGCATTTCGTATCGCGCTCGGTGGTTTATCCGGCCGACACGCGGGGCTTTTACTCGCTGACCGTGAATCGGGGGTATGGTGCGGAACGTCGCGGAGTTCTTCCGCGAACTCGAACCCGAGGACTTCTATCTGCTCTCCGGGCTGGAACACGGGATGCGGTTCTCGCGGTGGGTCGACCGCGACCGCCTGACCGAGTTCGCTCGCCTCGACGGTGAGGAGGTCGACTACCGACTGGACCGGTGTGAGGACCGCGGCCTGGTCGAGCGCAAGACCATCCAGTATCAGGGCTTCCGGCTCACCTTCGAGGGGTACGACGCCCTCGCCCTGCGGACGTTCGCCGAACGCGACACCATCGAGGGGTTCGGCGCGCCCCTCGGGGTGGGCAAGGAGAGCGACGTCTACGAGGTGCGCTCGTACAAGCCGCTGGCGCTGAAGTTCCACCGCGAGGGCTACACCAACTTCCGGGAAGTCAGGAAGGAACGGGAGTACACCGCCGACAACCAGCACGTCTCGTGGTTCTACACGGCTCGGAAGGCCGCAGAACGGGAGTACGAGGTGCTGGAAGCGCTCTATCCCGACGTCCGGGTCCCCCGGCCCATCGACCAGAACCGCCACGCCATCGTCATGGAACAGTTGGGCGGCGTCGAACTCTCGAAGGCGGGACTGGACGACAGGCAGGTGGTGGGCGTCCTCGACCTCGTCCTCGACGAGGTGGACGGCGCGTACCGCGCGGGCTACGTCCACGCCGACATGAGCGAGTACAACGTCTCGGTGGACACCGACGGCGTCACCGTGTTCGACTGGCCCCAGGCCGTCGCCACGGACCACGAGAACGCCGACGAACTGCTGGACCGCGACCTGGAGAACCTCCTGCGCTACTTCGAGCGCAAGTACCCTCAGCAGGTCGACGACCCGGACCTTGCCGCCCTCGCGACGGCAATCCGTGACGGGGAGTTCGAGTCGGTCCGCGCGTTCCTCTGACCCGCGGACTGTCCCGTGCGGCGCGCACCTAGGCTTATCGGCCCCTCGGAGGTAGGTTCGGACGAACATGACCGACGACCTCACCGAAGCGCCGACGCTCGCCCGCGAGGACTTCCTGACGCTCGACGACCCCTACTTCACGCGCGACAACGTCGCCCTCGTCACCGGCGGCGGGTCGGGCATCGGGCAGGCCGTCGCCCTCGGGATGGCCGAGAACGGCCTCACCGCTCTCGCCACCGACATCGACGAAGAGGGCCTCGAAGCGACCGCCGAGAAGGCCGATGACCTCGGTATCGAGGGCGTCCACACCGTCGAGGGCGACCTGACCAGCGACGAGGACATGGACGCCATCGTCGAGGAGGCCGCCTCGCTCGGCGACATCAAGTTCCTCGTCAATATCGCGGGCCTGCAACACGTCGCGCCCATCGAGGACTTCCCGATGGAGCAGTACGACCTGATGCACGACGCGATGCTCCGCGCGCCCCTCTACCTCACCAAGCGCTGTCTGCCCCACATCCGCGACAGCGAGGACGGCGTCGGCGCGGTCGGGAACATGTGTTCCATCCACGGCCACTACGTGACGAAGGACAAGGTGGCGTACAACATGGCGAAGTTCGGCCTCCGGGGTCTCACGCAGTCCATCGCCGCCGAGGGCGAGGGGAAGGTCCGCGCGTTCACCGTCTCCACCGCCTACGTGAAGACGCCTCTCGTGACGAACCAGATCGCCGACACCGCACAGGAGCGCGGCATCTCGGAGGAGGAAGTAGTCGAGGACGTGATGCTCGGGCAGGCCCGCGTCAAGGAGATGATGACGCCCGCCGAGGTGGCGAACCTGTTTACCTTCGCCTTCTCGGAGAACGGGAAGTACCTCGACGGCGGGGACCTCCTGTGGGACGGGGGGTACACCCTGACGTACGAGTAGTGCGAGGCGCGAGCGCCAGCGAGCGCCTCGAATGACGAACGGTGAGCGAAGCGAACCGTGAGTAAGGCGCGGTTCGGAGCGACCGGAAGGGGACGAGAAGCTCGAAGACACGAACGGCAACCGGAGTGAGCCGTGAGAAGAGCGCGGTTCGGGGGGCTCGAAGAGCCCGAGAACCGCGAGCAGGGCGAGCACAGCGAGCGCCTCGAACGCCGAACGGTGGGCCTCGCCTCCGGACCACACGGCGAGTTCGACACATCTCTCCTCGGAAACTTCCGAAATGACGTCTTCTGGAGCGCTAGCGTCTGACCACGGTTTTCGCGGGAGCGTCACCGACTGCCGCCGATAAACCACGAGCCGCGATATCAATCGAGTTCGTGACTGTCTCGGAGGGGGTATCTCTCCGTCGTCGGGAGCGGACGGACGCCCCTCGCACCAACCCGGTGGTCCGTTTATGCGACCTCCGTCCCACCTCCCGGTCGATGCTGTCCCCGTTCGTCTGGCCGGCCGTCGTCCTCGTCGCCGCCGTCGCCACGAGCGCGGGCGTCTGGGTGGCCCTCCGGCGCTACCGGCCGTCGCTCACCGCGAGCGGGTGTCTCGGCCTGTTCGTCGTGTTCGGGCAGACGCTCGACGGCCTCTCGACGCTCGTAGCCGTCGACGTGCTCTCCTTCACCGAGCGGGTGGCCGCCTCGCGGGCCGTCCTCGCGTTCGCGGGCGACCTGCCCGTTGCGCCAGTGCTCGGAACGGGGTGGCTGTTCGTCCTCGTGAAACTCGGCCTCGCGCTCGTGCTGGTCTCGCTCGTCCGTCCGGAACTGGAGGAGTCGCCCGCGGTCGGACGAGCGCTCCTGTTCGTCGCCGGGAGCGTCGGCTTCCTCCCGGGGGCAAGCAACCTCCTGCGGTTCCTCGCGGTCTGACAGGGCGGGTCACGGACCGTCTTCCT
Proteins encoded:
- a CDS encoding DUF63 family protein, which encodes MLSPFVWPAVVLVAAVATSAGVWVALRRYRPSLTASGCLGLFVVFGQTLDGLSTLVAVDVLSFTERVAASRAVLAFAGDLPVAPVLGTGWLFVLVKLGLALVLVSLVRPELEESPAVGRALLFVAGSVGFLPGASNLLRFLAV